The Saccharomonospora glauca K62 genome has a segment encoding these proteins:
- a CDS encoding FAD-binding protein: MVLDNRSASYPEPGTSRSLSVVPGHPERVEALRAQFAEQPPDLPVRLAKRTSNLFRSRSRRDTPGLDVSELTHVLHVDPVARTADVEGMVTYEQLVDATLPYGLMPMVVPQLKTITIGGAITGLGIESSSFRNGMPHESVLELEILTGSGEVVVARPDNEHAELFFGFPNSYGTLGYALRARIELEPVRPYVRLRHLRHTDPRSYFAELARVCAEGTADFVDGTVFGPDELYLTLGTFTDEAPKLSDYTWLDIYYRSIRERDIDYLHTRDYLWRWDTDWFWCSRALGVQHRPVRLLLGPQRLRSDVYWKVVAFDRRYDLSNRVNRLLGRPRREPVVQDVEIPVDAAPEFLDFLHRDIRISPVWICPVRQRHPDRQWPLYELDPHTLYVNFGFWGTVPVRKDAPRGEHNRAVEAKVTELGGRKSLYSEAFYDERTFWRLYNGTAYARLKHRYDPRGRLLDLYAKCVKSE; the protein is encoded by the coding sequence ATGGTGCTGGACAACCGGTCGGCGTCGTATCCGGAACCGGGCACGTCCCGGTCTCTCTCCGTCGTTCCCGGACACCCGGAACGCGTGGAGGCACTGCGAGCCCAATTCGCCGAGCAGCCTCCCGACCTCCCGGTGCGACTGGCCAAGCGGACCTCGAACCTCTTCCGTTCCCGATCGCGCCGTGACACGCCGGGGTTGGACGTCTCGGAGCTGACGCACGTCCTCCACGTCGACCCCGTGGCGCGTACGGCCGACGTGGAAGGCATGGTCACCTACGAACAGCTGGTCGACGCGACCCTGCCCTACGGACTGATGCCGATGGTGGTGCCGCAACTGAAGACCATCACCATCGGGGGAGCCATCACGGGTCTCGGCATCGAGTCGTCGTCGTTCCGCAACGGCATGCCCCACGAGTCGGTGCTGGAACTGGAGATCCTCACGGGGTCCGGCGAGGTGGTGGTCGCTCGACCGGACAACGAACACGCCGAGCTGTTCTTCGGGTTCCCCAATTCGTACGGCACTCTCGGCTACGCGCTGCGGGCCCGTATCGAGCTGGAACCGGTACGGCCCTACGTACGGCTGCGGCACCTACGGCACACCGATCCCCGCTCCTACTTCGCCGAGCTGGCCAGGGTCTGCGCGGAAGGCACGGCGGACTTCGTCGACGGCACGGTGTTCGGTCCGGACGAGCTGTACCTGACGCTGGGCACGTTCACCGACGAGGCCCCCAAGCTCAGCGACTACACGTGGCTGGACATCTACTACCGGTCCATCCGGGAACGCGACATCGACTACCTGCACACGCGGGACTACCTCTGGCGGTGGGACACCGACTGGTTCTGGTGCTCCCGCGCGCTGGGCGTGCAACACCGTCCGGTGCGGCTGCTGCTGGGGCCGCAGCGATTGCGGTCGGACGTGTACTGGAAGGTCGTGGCGTTCGACCGCCGGTACGACCTGTCCAATCGCGTGAACCGGTTGCTGGGCAGACCACGCCGGGAGCCCGTGGTGCAGGACGTCGAGATACCCGTCGACGCCGCGCCGGAGTTCCTCGACTTCCTGCACCGCGACATCCGCATCAGTCCCGTGTGGATCTGCCCGGTGCGACAGCGGCATCCCGACCGGCAGTGGCCGCTCTACGAACTCGACCCACACACGTTGTACGTCAACTTCGGTTTCTGGGGCACGGTGCCGGTGCGGAAGGACGCGCCCCGCGGCGAGCACAACCGGGCGGTCGAGGCGAAGGTGACCGAGCTCGGGGGCCGGAAGTCGCTGTACTCGGAGGCGTTCTACGACGAACGGACGTTCTGGCGGCTGTACAACGGAACGGCCTACGCGCGGCTCAAACACCGCTACGATCCCCGAGGTCGCCTGCTGGATCTCTACGCCAAGTGCGTCAAATCCGAATAG
- a CDS encoding DUF6480 family protein: protein MTSPNPDPDPRTTPGLEPGGGVSPGDTPPDSGQTSGLSHREPRPSRKMSIAWLVTVIVVVALIAGFFLTYLIVYLTGD, encoded by the coding sequence ATGACCTCACCGAACCCCGACCCCGATCCGCGGACCACCCCCGGCCTCGAACCGGGAGGCGGCGTGAGCCCCGGCGACACGCCACCGGACTCGGGACAGACGTCCGGACTGTCCCACCGGGAACCACGACCGAGCCGCAAGATGTCCATCGCGTGGCTCGTCACCGTCATCGTGGTCGTCGCGCTCATCGCGGGGTTCTTCCTCACCTACCTGATCGTCTACCTGACGGGCGACTGA
- a CDS encoding NAD(P)/FAD-dependent oxidoreductase, which translates to MPKRILIVGGGYVGLYTALRLQRGLRPGEAEVTVVNPENYMVYRPLLPEVASGTLEPRHAVVPLRAVLRKARFVSGALTGLDTVRATATVRPMAGPELELDYDELVLAVGATSKLLPVPGLAEHGIGFNSLAEAAHLRDHVLRQLEIASATPDPKLRRSALTFVFVGGGYTGVEAIAELQDMAVDVLEGYPEIDRSEMRWVLVEAMDRILGTVSADLAELATTELTARGIDIRTGTLLESAENRVMQLSDGTKLPADTLVWVAGTRPQPILGELGLPVDERGRLVVDDTMRVDGHANIWSAGDCAAVPDPEKGGTCPPTAQHAVRQAQQLGENLLLTLRGRAGKPFRYNSRGEFVTLGKNKAVGEVLGHKVDGVLAWTLRRAYYATQIPTWNRTVRVLGDWAVGMPFGHDVVNFGSREEPRGAFRQAAETK; encoded by the coding sequence GTGCCGAAACGCATTCTGATCGTCGGGGGCGGCTACGTCGGCCTCTACACCGCGCTGCGGCTGCAACGGGGACTACGGCCCGGTGAGGCCGAGGTGACGGTCGTCAACCCCGAGAACTACATGGTGTACCGGCCGCTGCTGCCCGAGGTGGCCTCCGGAACCCTCGAACCGAGACACGCGGTGGTGCCGCTGCGGGCGGTGCTGAGGAAGGCGCGGTTCGTCTCCGGTGCGTTGACCGGCCTGGATACTGTCCGCGCGACCGCCACGGTACGGCCCATGGCGGGGCCGGAGCTGGAGCTGGACTACGACGAACTCGTCCTGGCAGTGGGTGCGACGTCCAAGCTCCTGCCCGTGCCGGGGCTGGCCGAACACGGTATCGGGTTCAACTCCCTCGCCGAGGCGGCACACCTGCGCGACCACGTGCTGAGGCAACTGGAGATCGCCTCGGCGACCCCCGACCCGAAGCTCCGGCGCTCCGCGTTGACCTTCGTCTTCGTCGGCGGTGGCTACACGGGGGTGGAGGCCATCGCCGAGCTTCAGGACATGGCCGTCGACGTCCTGGAGGGGTACCCGGAGATCGACCGGTCGGAAATGCGGTGGGTGCTCGTCGAGGCGATGGACCGCATCCTCGGCACGGTCAGCGCCGACCTCGCGGAACTCGCCACGACAGAACTCACCGCCCGAGGCATCGACATCCGCACCGGAACGCTGCTGGAGTCGGCCGAGAACCGCGTGATGCAGTTGTCCGACGGGACGAAACTGCCGGCCGACACGCTCGTGTGGGTCGCCGGGACACGACCCCAGCCGATCCTCGGCGAGTTGGGGCTGCCGGTCGACGAGCGCGGCAGGCTCGTCGTCGACGACACCATGCGGGTCGACGGCCACGCCAACATCTGGTCGGCTGGCGACTGCGCGGCGGTACCCGACCCGGAGAAGGGCGGGACCTGTCCGCCCACCGCGCAACACGCGGTGCGGCAGGCGCAGCAGCTCGGCGAGAACCTGCTGTTGACGTTGCGCGGGCGCGCCGGGAAGCCGTTCCGGTACAACAGCCGGGGCGAGTTCGTCACGCTCGGCAAGAACAAGGCCGTGGGCGAGGTGCTCGGCCACAAGGTGGACGGCGTCCTGGCGTGGACTCTGCGCAGGGCCTACTACGCCACCCAGATCCCGACGTGGAACCGCACGGTGCGGGTGCTCGGCGACTGGGCCGTGGGCATGCCCTTCGGCCACGACGTCGTCAACTTCGGCTCCCGCGAGGAACCGCGTGGCGCCTTCCGCCAAGCCGCCGAGACCAAGTAA
- a CDS encoding GreA/GreB family elongation factor: MTSTPGLSPATRARLERELETLRQQRESLAPKLGEDPLGDSADQADLLERAEVVSRLDRRISEVTNLLYGGPAAEQETGLPSGTRVTLRFDDGSTEDMVVVGFADEAEDDTSALTADSPLGHALVGKSEGDTVTYRTPRGEATAQIVKLHLPE; this comes from the coding sequence ATGACGTCGACCCCAGGCTTGAGCCCGGCCACTCGCGCGCGGCTGGAACGTGAGCTCGAAACGCTCCGCCAGCAGCGCGAGTCCTTGGCGCCGAAGCTCGGTGAGGACCCACTCGGTGACAGCGCCGACCAAGCGGATCTGCTGGAACGCGCGGAGGTGGTGTCGCGGCTGGACCGACGCATCAGCGAGGTCACCAACCTGCTGTACGGCGGTCCGGCCGCCGAGCAGGAGACCGGGCTCCCCTCCGGCACTCGTGTCACGCTGCGCTTCGACGACGGCAGCACCGAGGACATGGTGGTGGTTGGTTTCGCCGACGAAGCCGAGGACGACACGTCCGCGTTGACGGCCGACAGCCCGTTGGGGCACGCGCTCGTGGGCAAGTCGGAGGGCGACACGGTCACCTATCGCACGCCACGAGGTGAAGCCACCGCCCAGATCGTCAAGCTCCACCTCCCCGAGTGA
- a CDS encoding Tex family protein, with protein sequence MADRTSLHDKIAGELGVRPEQVRAAVALLDDGSTVPFIARYRKEVTGGLDDTQLRTLEERLRYLRELEERRTVILESIRSQGKLTEELEARIMAAEEKARLEDIYLPYKPKRRTKAQIAREAGLEPLADGLLSDPTQDPKTAAEAYVNPDAGVADVDAALAGARAILVERFAEDADLIGELRETMWSQGWLTSKVREGKETEGAKFADYFDFAEPLSKLPSHRVLALFRGEKEEILDLTTEPTEPGGEAGHYETRIAERNGISDEGRPADRWLLDTVRWAWRTKILLHLGIDLRMRLRQAAEDEAVRVFAANLRDLLLAAPAGTRPTMGLDPGYRTGVKVAVVDGTGKVVATDTIYPHQPQGRWEEALATLERLARAHAVELIAIGNGTASRETDKLAGELVKRHPDLGITKIVVSEAGASVYSASAYAARELPDLDVSLRGAVSIARRLQDPLAELVKIDPKSIGVGQYQHDVAESKLSRSLDAVVEDCVNAVGVDLNTASAPLLARVSGIGTGLAENIVAHRDANGPFRTRTALKDVPRLGPKAFEQCAGFLRIPDGDDPLDASAVHPESYPVVRRILDHTRLGIRELIGDSRTLRSLQPETFVDEKFGLPTVTDILAELEKPGRDPRPEFKTATFAEGVDTLADLKPGMRLEGVVTNVAAFGAFVDIGVHQDGLVHVSAMSHDYVADPRDVVKSGDVVTVKVLDVDVTRKRISLTLRLDDEPGAAGDGRRPSRRGDGRRGQGRAGKGKQGQGRQGRHRDGRPPAGGAMAEALRKAGYRV encoded by the coding sequence GTGGCAGACAGGACGTCCCTTCATGACAAGATCGCCGGCGAGCTCGGCGTCCGCCCCGAGCAGGTCCGCGCCGCCGTGGCCCTGCTGGACGACGGCTCGACGGTGCCGTTCATCGCGCGCTACCGCAAGGAGGTGACCGGCGGCCTCGACGACACCCAGCTTCGCACCCTTGAGGAGCGCCTGCGGTACCTGCGCGAGCTGGAGGAACGGCGCACGGTGATCCTCGAATCCATCCGCTCGCAGGGCAAGCTCACCGAGGAACTCGAAGCCAGGATCATGGCTGCCGAGGAGAAGGCCCGCCTGGAGGACATCTACCTGCCCTACAAGCCCAAGCGGCGCACGAAGGCTCAGATCGCCCGCGAGGCCGGGCTCGAACCGTTGGCGGACGGCCTGCTGTCCGATCCCACCCAAGACCCGAAGACCGCCGCCGAGGCGTACGTGAATCCCGACGCGGGCGTCGCCGACGTCGACGCCGCGCTCGCCGGCGCGCGCGCCATCCTCGTGGAGCGGTTCGCCGAGGACGCCGACCTCATCGGTGAGCTCCGCGAGACCATGTGGTCGCAAGGATGGTTGACGTCGAAGGTCCGGGAGGGCAAGGAGACCGAGGGCGCCAAGTTCGCCGACTACTTCGACTTCGCGGAGCCGCTGTCGAAGCTGCCGTCCCACCGCGTCCTCGCGCTGTTCCGTGGGGAAAAGGAGGAGATCCTCGACCTCACCACCGAACCCACCGAGCCCGGCGGCGAGGCCGGCCACTACGAGACCCGCATCGCCGAGCGCAACGGCATCTCCGACGAGGGCCGCCCGGCCGACCGCTGGCTGCTCGACACGGTGCGCTGGGCGTGGCGCACGAAGATCCTGTTGCACCTCGGTATCGACCTGCGCATGCGACTGCGGCAGGCGGCCGAGGACGAGGCCGTGCGCGTGTTCGCCGCCAACCTGCGCGACCTGCTGCTCGCCGCGCCGGCCGGGACCCGGCCGACCATGGGGCTCGACCCCGGCTACCGCACCGGCGTCAAGGTGGCGGTCGTCGACGGCACCGGCAAGGTCGTCGCCACCGACACGATCTACCCGCACCAGCCGCAGGGCCGTTGGGAGGAGGCGCTGGCGACCCTGGAACGTCTGGCGCGCGCACACGCCGTCGAGCTGATCGCCATCGGCAACGGCACCGCGTCGCGCGAGACCGACAAGCTCGCGGGTGAACTCGTCAAACGACACCCCGATCTCGGCATCACCAAGATCGTGGTGTCGGAGGCGGGCGCGTCGGTGTACTCGGCGTCCGCCTACGCGGCGCGGGAGCTGCCCGACCTCGACGTGTCGCTGCGCGGCGCCGTCTCCATCGCCCGCAGGCTCCAGGACCCCTTGGCCGAGCTCGTGAAGATCGACCCCAAGTCCATCGGGGTCGGGCAGTACCAGCACGACGTGGCCGAGTCGAAGCTGTCGCGGTCGCTCGACGCCGTCGTGGAGGACTGTGTGAACGCGGTGGGGGTCGACCTCAACACCGCGTCGGCTCCTCTGCTGGCCCGTGTGTCGGGCATCGGCACCGGACTGGCGGAGAACATCGTCGCCCACCGCGACGCGAACGGTCCCTTCCGCACCCGGACGGCGCTCAAGGACGTACCAAGGCTCGGCCCGAAGGCGTTCGAGCAGTGCGCGGGCTTCCTGCGGATCCCCGACGGCGACGACCCGCTGGACGCCTCGGCCGTCCACCCCGAGTCGTACCCGGTGGTGCGGCGCATCCTCGACCACACCCGCCTGGGGATTCGCGAACTCATCGGTGACTCCCGCACTCTGCGCTCGCTGCAGCCGGAGACGTTCGTCGACGAGAAGTTCGGCCTGCCGACGGTCACCGACATCCTCGCCGAGCTGGAGAAGCCCGGCCGGGACCCGCGGCCCGAGTTCAAGACGGCGACGTTCGCCGAGGGCGTCGACACCCTGGCCGACCTCAAGCCGGGCATGCGGTTGGAAGGCGTGGTGACCAATGTGGCGGCGTTCGGCGCGTTCGTCGACATCGGCGTTCACCAGGACGGTCTCGTGCACGTGTCCGCCATGTCCCACGACTACGTCGCCGACCCGCGCGACGTCGTCAAATCCGGTGACGTGGTGACGGTCAAGGTGCTCGACGTCGACGTGACGCGCAAGCGCATCTCGCTCACCCTGCGGCTCGACGACGAGCCCGGCGCGGCCGGGGACGGCCGCAGGCCCAGCCGCCGGGGCGACGGTCGACGAGGTCAGGGCCGTGCCGGCAAGGGCAAGCAGGGGCAAGGCAGGCAGGGACGCCACCGGGACGGGCGGCCGCCCGCCGGGGGCGCGATGGCCGAGGCACTGCGCAAGGCCGGTTACCGAGTCTGA
- the ilvD gene encoding dihydroxy-acid dehydratase yields the protein MAETGVARPAEGKPRSHEVTDGPERTAARAMLRAVGMGDADFAKPQVGVASSWNEITPCNLSLRRLAEASKQGVHAGGGYPLEFGTPSVSDGISMGHRGMHFSLVSREVIADSVETVLEAERLDGAVLLAGCDKSLPGMLMAAARVDVAAVFVYAGSTLPGRLDGREVTIVDAFEAVGACARGLLSREELDRVERAVCPGEGACGGMYTANTMACAAEALGMSLPGSASPPSVDRRRDGFARASGEAVVELLRRGITARDVLTREAFCNAIAVVMALGGSTNAVLHLLALAHEAEVPLSLDDFSRIGDRVPHLADVKPFGRHVMTAVDRVGGVPAVMKALLDAGLLHGDCLTVTGRTVAENLAEVAPPELDGTVLRRLSDPVHPTGGVTILHGTLAPEGAVVKSAGFDRPRFEGRARVFDGEQAAMDALPDLRAGDVVVIRYEGPRGGPGMREMLAVTGAIKGAGLGRDVLLLTDGRFSGGTTGLCIGHVTPEAAHGGPIAFVRDGDPIIVDLSSRTLDVLVDEAELARRRHGWRPPEIAHRGVLGKYARLVRSASEGAVCS from the coding sequence ATGGCCGAAACCGGCGTGGCGCGTCCGGCCGAGGGCAAGCCACGCAGCCACGAAGTCACCGACGGCCCCGAACGCACGGCGGCTCGGGCCATGCTGCGCGCCGTGGGCATGGGTGACGCCGACTTCGCCAAGCCCCAGGTGGGCGTCGCCTCGTCGTGGAACGAGATCACCCCGTGCAACCTGTCGTTGCGCCGCCTCGCGGAGGCGAGCAAGCAAGGGGTCCACGCGGGCGGCGGCTACCCGCTGGAGTTCGGCACGCCGTCGGTCTCCGACGGGATCAGCATGGGGCACCGCGGCATGCACTTCTCCCTCGTGTCGCGGGAGGTCATCGCCGACTCGGTGGAGACCGTGCTGGAGGCCGAGAGGCTCGACGGCGCCGTGTTGCTGGCGGGGTGCGACAAGAGCCTGCCCGGAATGCTGATGGCGGCCGCCCGTGTCGACGTGGCGGCCGTGTTCGTGTACGCGGGCTCCACGCTTCCCGGCCGCCTCGACGGCCGGGAGGTCACCATCGTCGACGCGTTCGAGGCGGTCGGTGCGTGTGCGCGCGGGTTGCTGAGCAGGGAGGAGCTCGACCGGGTGGAGCGCGCCGTGTGCCCCGGCGAGGGCGCGTGCGGCGGCATGTACACCGCCAACACGATGGCGTGTGCCGCCGAGGCCCTGGGGATGTCGCTGCCGGGCTCGGCGAGTCCACCCTCGGTGGACCGCCGCCGTGACGGCTTCGCCCGCGCGAGCGGGGAGGCGGTGGTCGAGTTGCTGCGCCGGGGGATCACCGCACGCGACGTCCTCACGCGGGAGGCGTTCTGCAACGCCATCGCGGTGGTGATGGCGTTGGGTGGGTCGACCAACGCGGTGCTGCACCTGTTGGCCCTCGCGCACGAGGCCGAGGTTCCCCTGTCGCTCGACGACTTCTCGCGGATCGGGGACCGGGTCCCGCACCTGGCGGACGTGAAACCGTTCGGGCGGCATGTCATGACCGCCGTGGACCGGGTCGGCGGGGTCCCGGCGGTGATGAAGGCGTTGCTCGACGCGGGACTGCTCCACGGCGACTGTCTCACCGTCACGGGGAGGACGGTGGCGGAGAACCTGGCGGAGGTGGCGCCACCCGAACTCGACGGCACGGTGCTTCGTCGGCTGTCCGACCCGGTGCATCCCACCGGCGGTGTCACGATCCTGCACGGCACCCTGGCCCCGGAGGGCGCCGTGGTGAAAAGCGCGGGTTTCGACCGGCCCCGGTTCGAGGGACGGGCACGGGTGTTCGACGGCGAGCAGGCGGCGATGGACGCGTTGCCGGACCTGAGGGCGGGCGACGTGGTGGTGATCCGCTACGAGGGACCACGCGGAGGGCCGGGCATGCGCGAGATGCTGGCCGTCACCGGGGCCATCAAGGGGGCGGGGCTCGGCCGCGACGTGTTGTTGCTGACCGACGGCCGGTTCTCCGGGGGCACCACGGGGCTGTGCATCGGCCACGTCACTCCGGAGGCCGCCCACGGCGGGCCGATCGCGTTCGTCCGGGACGGCGACCCCATCATCGTCGACCTGTCGAGTCGGACCCTCGATGTGCTGGTGGACGAAGCCGAACTGGCCCGGCGACGACACGGCTGGAGGCCACCGGAGATCGCCCACCGCGGGGTGCTGGGCAAGTACGCGCGGCTCGTGCGCTCGGCCTCCGAGGGCGCGGTGTGCTCGTGA
- the aac(3) gene encoding aminoglycoside 3-N-acetyltransferase, giving the protein MDVSALLHRSGGPVTRSGLAADLADLGLREGDTVMFHTRLSAVGYVAGGPTTLINALLDVVGSRGTLLVPCGWNDAPPYDFLTWPRPWRERVRAEHPAFDPDLSESDHDNGRLPEVLRRRPGAVRSRHPDVSFAALGARAEELTAEHPWDDPHGPGSPLARLVAAGGRVLLLGAPLETLTLLHHAEAIADAPNKIFVSYEMPIEVDGQRVWRRFSDIDSENGAFDYSSVVPAGEDPFGVIGAELVKAGFGRSGLVGAARSHLFEAADVVDFGVRWIEEKLGG; this is encoded by the coding sequence ATGGACGTATCCGCCCTGCTCCACCGCTCCGGTGGTCCCGTGACGCGCAGCGGACTCGCCGCCGACCTCGCGGACCTCGGGCTGCGGGAGGGTGACACCGTCATGTTCCACACACGCCTGTCGGCCGTCGGCTACGTCGCGGGTGGACCCACCACGCTCATCAACGCGCTGCTGGACGTGGTCGGTTCCCGAGGGACCCTGCTGGTCCCCTGCGGCTGGAACGACGCGCCGCCGTACGACTTCCTCACCTGGCCCCGACCGTGGCGGGAGCGCGTCCGGGCGGAACACCCCGCCTTCGACCCCGACCTCAGCGAGTCCGATCACGACAACGGTCGCCTCCCGGAGGTGCTGCGTCGCCGGCCCGGCGCAGTGCGCAGCAGGCATCCGGACGTGAGCTTTGCGGCATTGGGGGCGCGTGCGGAGGAGCTGACGGCCGAGCACCCGTGGGACGACCCGCACGGTCCGGGCAGTCCGCTCGCCCGGCTGGTGGCGGCCGGAGGTCGGGTGCTGCTGCTCGGCGCGCCGCTGGAGACCCTGACGCTGCTGCACCACGCGGAGGCCATCGCCGACGCCCCGAACAAGATCTTCGTCTCCTACGAGATGCCCATCGAGGTGGACGGACAGCGGGTGTGGCGACGGTTCTCCGACATCGACTCGGAGAACGGGGCCTTCGACTACTCCTCCGTCGTGCCGGCGGGCGAGGACCCGTTCGGCGTGATCGGCGCGGAGTTGGTGAAGGCCGGGTTCGGCCGTAGCGGTCTCGTGGGAGCCGCGCGCAGCCACCTGTTCGAGGCGGCCGACGTCGTGGACTTCGGTGTCAGGTGGATCGAGGAGAAGTTGGGCGGCTGA
- a CDS encoding DUF7715 family protein, with protein MVKALVATSATQGFRDNDYHWCVEGELVWIAPTCEKDRNDPDGGCGCGRGFAGLSSHRATTTAMVRTLPGITREDYIMVLRSSVEEQGYDIADVEGLADSLLDLVADLPDGVVLEHRLDYVQVRQGVP; from the coding sequence ATGGTGAAGGCACTGGTGGCCACGTCGGCGACGCAGGGGTTCCGGGACAACGACTACCACTGGTGTGTCGAGGGGGAGTTGGTGTGGATCGCGCCGACGTGTGAGAAGGACCGTAACGATCCCGACGGCGGTTGTGGTTGCGGGCGCGGCTTCGCCGGCCTGTCGTCCCACCGCGCCACCACCACCGCGATGGTGCGCACCCTGCCCGGCATCACTCGCGAGGACTACATCATGGTGCTTCGGTCCAGTGTGGAGGAACAGGGCTACGACATCGCCGACGTGGAGGGGTTGGCCGACTCGCTGCTCGATCTGGTGGCGGACCTTCCCGACGGCGTCGTGTTGGAGCACCGGCTGGACTACGTGCAGGTCAGGCAGGGCGTTCCGTGA